AAGAAAATAATCCGTAGCAGCCGTCTCGCCTCCCTGCAAAATACCCAGCGCATCGGCAATACTCATCTCGGTGAGAGCAGACATAAAAATAGGCGAAGCTTTTGTAGCAGCCGATTCTGCTCCACGATTCATCGCTGTGACCAACTCCTCGAAGGGATCCTGATCGATATTGGCATTGGCGGCTACATAGACTTCCATGATCGTACTGTACTTTACATTCACCCCGAGCACAGAAGCAGAGCCATGCTGTACTAAGTCTTGCAGTTCAGCGACCTCTTCGGGTAACAAGATCTTGATGATTTCATTTTTGAGATAGCCATCCACAGATGAAGCCGAGACCGTAGATGAATCTACTCCTTGCTGCAAAGCCGTCTTGAGACCTTCCGCAATTTCCTGTTCTGTGAGTCCGGTATCAAAGAATTTCTCCGCTTCTTCGCAACTCATCATGGCTGCTGCCCAAATCAATAGGCATAGCACTTGTATTTTTCTCATAAATGTAAGATTCTGCTTGTCCTCAAATGTAACATTGTCCAAAAGATTATAACTTAGTTTTCAAAAAAAACATGGATATGTCAACAATGAAAGACTTCCTGCAAATAGAACTTTTGCATTTTGGAAAGTATCAAATCATGGTCTATCACATATTGGCCTTAGCAGGGATATTCATTGCGACCAAGCTTATCTTACTGATCATCTACCGGATTTTTCTCCGACAGATCAAAGCCAAAAACTATGACGAAGGTCGTAGTTTAGCTTTTTACCAAATCGTCAAGTACATATTGATTGTCGCAGCGATCGCAATAGGACTCGAGACGATGGGAATCAAACTGACTCTATTGTTGGCAGGTTCAGCAGCTCTTTTGGTCGGTTTGGGTCTTGGTATCCAACAATTTTTCAATGATCTAGTGTCTGGCTTGGTCCTGCTCATAGAAGGAACCGTGACGGTGGGTGACATTGTAGAATTGGATGGTTTGGTGGGGAAAATCACAGAAATCAACATGCGTACTTCCAACGTAGTGACACGAGACAACATCATGATCATCGTACCCAACTCAAAATTGGTCGGGGACAATGTCATCAACTGGTCCCACAACCGTGAAGCGACGCGCTTTCATGTAGAGGTAGGAGTGGCTTATGGTACCGATTTGGATCGTGCCGAAAAACTCATTCTCAGTGCGGCACTCAAAAACAAACAGGTAGCCAAACACCCAGAGCCCTTTGCTCGATTTATAGAGTTTGGCAATTCGTCACTTGACTTGGAAGTTTACTTTTGGACCAAAAACATGTGGGAAATAGAGTACGTCAAAAGTGAGATCCGCAAAGAAATCTACAAGGCATTCAATAGTAACAACATTACTATCCCATTTCCACAGCGCGACATCCATATTGTATCAGGTGGCGGTTCTTAAGCCATTTCACACACTACCGATCCCACCATGAAAAATCCTTCTTCTAACGGTTAATCTACTTTATAGAAATGCCCCTCGCTTCGTACACTTTTGTGCATAACGCAACTCCCCTCTCTCCAAAACAAGTTGATCAATTCGTCTCATGGACACGAAGCACCCCTGTTCTAAAAGGTCTAATTTAGATCTTGACACCCAAAGTAAAGTAGAAACCTCGACCGTCAGACGGGATGATTCCAGGTCCAGGGTAACCTGTAGCTCTTCGGGTAAAATAGCTATTGTTGGTCAAGTTGGTAACGCCTGTCTCAAAACGCAGAAACTTGTGGCTGTAAGACATCGATACATCCAAAATATGGTAAGACGGAATCTCACCGATTACTCCAGCCCGGTCATCCGTATCTTCTGTCACCGGAGAGTTCTCTGCATCGGTATATTGTTCAGTCAAATATGTAAACTGGACACTTGCAAGTAGGTTTTTGTACCCCGCGTTGATCCCTGTTTTGAGATTGACAAAAGGAATGAACTCCACCTTGTTTCCTTCTACTCCATTGTTGCCTTGTACTGCATCTATGTATCTAGAGTCGGTGAAAGCATTGTTGACAAACCAGTTGAGTTTGTACTGCATCGCATCGATATGAGTCACCTTGGCCAAATTGACATCTACAAACATCTCCACCCCATAAATGATGGCATCTCCAATATTTGTCCGAACCCGATTGGCTCGATCGTCAAAAATGATTCCAATACGATCATTGTAAAGCAGAGAATACACCCCCGCATCATACGAGAGAATGTTTTGCCAATTGCCACGGAACCCTACATCGGCTGTAAAGCCTGTTTCATCATAAATATTCGGATCGATCTTAAAAGAAGGGCTGACCGTACGAATGTCGCTGAAAGTCACCGAACGATAATTTTGAGATATGTTACCATACAACTCAAGTCCCTCATCAAAAGATTGACTCACCCCCAAGCCCAACAAAACAAAACCACGCTGAAGGGTCTCGTCTTCAGAAATCATCGTACGAGCTGTCGCGTCCCAATACGCCCCATGACTCTCTGTACGAATGTATTCAAATCGGACTCCCGGTGTGATGGATAAATTATCCGTCAAAAAGAAGATGTTTTCACCGAACGCTGCAAAATTCAAATTGGGAAAACTATAATCAGAGGTACCTGAATAATCCGGATTATCTACCAAATCAAAATAAAAATCAGCTCCTGTCCCCCCTATGCCTGGACCTTGACGAGAACTGTTGTGTGCATTGTAATACTTCGCTCCTACTAAAAAGACTGCATCCTTTTGCCACAAACTGTAACGACTGAGTAGCCTGATTTCAGCACCCCAATTATTGAACTCTCCAATGATCAAGTCTCTAGTGTATATGTATTCTCCATTTTCATCGGTCCAGTCTGGCTCACTGACAGGGTTTCGATTGGCTCCATCAGCCCCTGGAATGCCACGAAATCCTAGTGCCTTGCGATCGGCATCTAATCCAAAAACAGTAAAGCTCAAGTCCGTACGTTGGCCGATTTTTTGCTCCAGTTTGAATGAGTATAAGTTCCAATTGATCCCAAACCAATTTCGCTCACGATTACTAAACAATGGATCCTTAGCGAATTGTTCGTCCGTCAATCCTCCTGCCTGTTGTGCCAAGTAGTACAAATAGGTATACTCAAAAGAAACTTTTGTACGTTCACTGATTTGATACTGTACCCCGCCAAAGTAATTGAAGGAATTGAAGTCAGAATTGGGACGATAGCCATTCCCCTGTTTATAGTTGACATACGTATAGTAACTGACTTTCCCAATCGTACCACTGAGACTATTGAAACTCGTAAACAACCCATACGAACCGACGGTTTGTCTTGTATTGAGTTCTATTTTCTTATCCGTCACAGGTTGTTTCATTTTGAAATTAAGCAAACCTCCAAACTGAGTACCGTATTGTAAGGAGGCGGCACCACGGATTACTTCGATCTCCTCCAGCCCTTCAACTGGCGGTGTGTAATAACTCTCAGGATACCCCAGTACATCTGCACTGATATCGTAACCATTTTGGCGTGTATTGAAATTGGACGTACGATTTGGATCAAGTCCACGGCCACCAATACTGAGCTGTAGCCCTCCGTCGTTGCTCTCGTATATATTGAGCCCGACCACTTGCGCATACACTTGTCGCGCATTGTTGGTGGCCCTGTTCCCTACCATGTTGTCCAGTAGGATTACTTCCGTTTTTTTGCCTGCATAGATAGAAGTCCCTTCGACAGGTTGTAGACGCTTAAGGCCGAAGATCTCGTCTTTCTTTTGACTAATCACTACTTCTGAGAGCTCTTGAGAAAGTTCATTGAGCGAAAAATCCATCTCGGTATCTCCATCAATATCCACTGAAACCGTCAAAGTTTCGTATTGATACGAAAACACGACGACCGTATACTGCCCTTGG
The DNA window shown above is from Reichenbachiella sp. 5M10 and carries:
- a CDS encoding mechanosensitive ion channel family protein yields the protein MSTMKDFLQIELLHFGKYQIMVYHILALAGIFIATKLILLIIYRIFLRQIKAKNYDEGRSLAFYQIVKYILIVAAIAIGLETMGIKLTLLLAGSAALLVGLGLGIQQFFNDLVSGLVLLIEGTVTVGDIVELDGLVGKITEINMRTSNVVTRDNIMIIVPNSKLVGDNVINWSHNREATRFHVEVGVAYGTDLDRAEKLILSAALKNKQVAKHPEPFARFIEFGNSSLDLEVYFWTKNMWEIEYVKSEIRKEIYKAFNSNNITIPFPQRDIHIVSGGGS
- a CDS encoding TonB-dependent receptor, producing the protein MRLKVYSIILVFILGTTQILQAQYVLTGTVKDAVSGAPIDGAQIIVKETSSIETTHTAGRFEIKGLLQGQYTVVVFSYQYETLTVSVDIDGDTEMDFSLNELSQELSEVVISQKKDEIFGLKRLQPVEGTSIYAGKKTEVILLDNMVGNRATNNARQVYAQVVGLNIYESNDGGLQLSIGGRGLDPNRTSNFNTRQNGYDISADVLGYPESYYTPPVEGLEEIEVIRGAASLQYGTQFGGLLNFKMKQPVTDKKIELNTRQTVGSYGLFTSFNSLSGTIGKVSYYTYVNYKQGNGYRPNSDFNSFNYFGGVQYQISERTKVSFEYTYLYYLAQQAGGLTDEQFAKDPLFSNRERNWFGINWNLYSFKLEQKIGQRTDLSFTVFGLDADRKALGFRGIPGADGANRNPVSEPDWTDENGEYIYTRDLIIGEFNNWGAEIRLLSRYSLWQKDAVFLVGAKYYNAHNSSRQGPGIGGTGADFYFDLVDNPDYSGTSDYSFPNLNFAAFGENIFFLTDNLSITPGVRFEYIRTESHGAYWDATARTMISEDETLQRGFVLLGLGVSQSFDEGLELYGNISQNYRSVTFSDIRTVSPSFKIDPNIYDETGFTADVGFRGNWQNILSYDAGVYSLLYNDRIGIIFDDRANRVRTNIGDAIIYGVEMFVDVNLAKVTHIDAMQYKLNWFVNNAFTDSRYIDAVQGNNGVEGNKVEFIPFVNLKTGINAGYKNLLASVQFTYLTEQYTDAENSPVTEDTDDRAGVIGEIPSYHILDVSMSYSHKFLRFETGVTNLTNNSYFTRRATGYPGPGIIPSDGRGFYFTLGVKI
- a CDS encoding DUF4197 domain-containing protein — translated: MRKIQVLCLLIWAAAMMSCEEAEKFFDTGLTEQEIAEGLKTALQQGVDSSTVSASSVDGYLKNEIIKILLPEEVAELQDLVQHGSASVLGVNVKYSTIMEVYVAANANIDQDPFEELVTAMNRGAESAATKASPIFMSALTEMSIADALGILQGGETAATDYFLERTREQLVEAFQPDLTTALGQTQALELYESIHGFLNYEYEVDLVLTSQTIAVKDYIQQDIPESIEGYATEHAVDGIFYLIGEEEKKIRANPMDYVSAIIQKVFGSSEAQAV